The genomic region GGCCGCCTGCTGCTGGATATGCGCGGCCTTTCCGGCGTTCCGATCGAGCATATATCGGGGCAGCTTACGGATCACTACGACCCGCGCGCGAAGGTCCTGCGCCTCTCCGACAGCGTAGAGACGAGCCGCAGCATAGCGGCGATCGGTGTAGCGGCCCACGAGGTGGGGCACGCGATACAGGACCAGGAGGGCTACTCCTTCCTGCGCCTGCGCAACTCGATAGTTCCTGGCGTGCAGTTCTGCTCTACGCTGTCGATGCCGCTCTTCCTGATAGGGCTGCTGTTGGGCTCGCTGAATCTGCTGAATGCGGGGATACTTCTTTTCTGCGGCGTGCTCGTCTTCCACCTTGTAACCCTTCCGGTCGAATTCGACGCGAGCGCCCGCGCGCTCAAGCTGCTCTCTGAAACGCGCACTCTGACGCAGGAGGAGCTCTCCGGAGCGAAGTCGGTGCTCGACGCCGCGGCGCTCACCTATGTCGCGGCGCTGGTGATGACCGTTTTGCAGCTCGTGAGGCTTTTGGCTCTGCGCAATTCGCGCC from Synergistes jonesii harbors:
- a CDS encoding zinc metallopeptidase; protein product: MYYPFFDSTMILLIPALIFSMWAQFKVKSTFAKYSEVGAESGVTAQRVGRLLLDMRGLSGVPIEHISGQLTDHYDPRAKVLRLSDSVETSRSIAAIGVAAHEVGHAIQDQEGYSFLRLRNSIVPGVQFCSTLSMPLFLIGLLLGSLNLLNAGILLFCGVLVFHLVTLPVEFDASARALKLLSETRTLTQEELSGAKSVLDAAALTYVAALVMTVLQLVRLLALRNSRRS